Below is a genomic region from Pseudomonas extremaustralis.
GCGACATTCGCTCCCTCTACGACAGCTTTAAAAGCGGCGACACCCTGCACGAGGACTTCTTCGTCGAGGAATACGCCTTGGACCTGTCCATCCATCACTATCGCAAGCCCATCCTGGCCTTGATGGATGGGTTTGTCCTGGGCGGCGGCATGGGCCTGGTGCAAGGCGCGGATCTGCGTGTCGTCACCGAACGCAGCCGCCTGGCAATGCCGGAAGTGGCCATCGGTTATTTCCCCGATGTGGGCGGCAGTTATTTCCTGCCGCGTATCCCCGGCGAGCTCGGGATTTACCTGGGCGTGACTGGCGTGCAGATTCGCGCGGCAGACGCGCTGTACTGCGGCCTGGCCGATTGGTATCTGGACAGTGCCAGGCTCGTCGACCTGGACCAGAAGCTCGACAGCCTGCAATGGCAAGACTCTGCGCTCAAGGACCTGCAAGGGGTGCTGGCCAGACTGGCCGTGCAGCAATTGCCCGATGCGCCGCTGGCGGCGTTACGCCCGGCCATCGACCACTTCTTCGCCCTGCCGGACATTGAAAGCATCGTCGAACAACTTCAACAAGTCACCGTCGCCGACAGCCACGAGTGGGCGTTGACCACCGTCAACCTCATGCAAACCCGCTCGCCCCTGGCCATGGCCGTGACCCTGGAGATGTTGCGCCGAGGCCGTCGCCTGCCCCTGGAGCGCTGCTTTGCCCTCGAGTTGCACCTGGACCGCCAGTGGTTCGAGCGCGGCGACCTGATGGAAGGCGTGCGCGCCCTGATCATCGACAAGGACAAGAACCCGCACTGGAACCCGCCAACGCTCCATGGGCTGGACAAAACCCATGTCGAAAGCTTCTTCCATCACTTCGAGCAGGTTGGTAACTAACCCATGCAAGACATTGAATACACAGAAGAACAAGTGATGATTCGCGACATGGCCCGCGACTTCGCCCGCGGTGAAATCGCCCCCCATGCCCAAGCCTGGGAAAAAGCCGGCTGGATCGACGACGCCCTGGTGGCAAAAATGGGTGAACTGGGCCTGCTGGGCATGGTGGTGCCCGAAGAATGGGGCGGCACCTACGTCGATTACGTCGCCTATGCCCTCGCCGTGGAAGAAATCTCCGCTGGCGATGGCGCGACCGGCGCACTGATGAGTATCCATAATTCAGTGGGTTGCGGGCCGATCCTCAACTACGGCACACAAGCCCAGAAACAAACCTGGTTGGCGGACCTCGCCAGCGGCCAGGCCATCGGCTGCTTCTGCCTGACCGAACCCCAGGCCGGTTCCGAGGCCCACAACCTGCGCACCCGCGCCGAGTTGCGCGATGGCCAATGGGTGATCAATGGCGCCAAGCAGTTTGTCAGCAACGGCAAGCGCGCCAAGCTGGCGATCGTATTTGCCGTGACCGATCCTGAGTTGGGCAAGAAAGGTATTTCCGCGTTCCTGGTACCCACCGACACCCCTGGGTTCGTGGTCGACCGCACCGAGCACAAGATGGGCATTCGCGCCTCGGATACCTGTGCCGTGACCCTCAACCAATGCAGCGTGCCCGAAGCCAACCTGCTGGGCGAACGCGGCAAGGGCCTGGCGATTGCGCTGTCGAACCTGGAAGGCGGCCGCATCGGTATCGCTGCCCAGGCCCTGGGTATCGCCCGGGCAGCCTTTGAAGCGGCGCTGGCCTATGCCCGTGACCGGGTGCAATTCGACAAGGCAATCATCGAGCACCAGAGCGTGGCCAACCTGCTGGCGGACATGCAAACCCGCCTGAATGCCGCCCGCCTATTGATCCTGCATGCCGCGCGGCTGCGCAGTGCCGGCAAACCGTGCCTGTCGGAAGCTTCCCAGGCCAAGTTGTTCGCCTCGGAAATGGCCGAAAAGGTCTGTTCCTCAGCCATGCAGATTCATGGTGGTTACGGCTATCTGGAGGATTACCCGGTGGAGCGTTATTACCGGGATGCGCGGATCACGCAAATCTATGAAGGGACCAGCGAGATTCAGCGGATGGTGATTGCGCGGGAACTGAAGAATTATCAGCTATAACCCGCAGAGCAAAAAAACGTGTGGGAGGGAACCAGCCTCCTCCCACACTCGGATCGCCAGTGAGCAGGAGATCGCTTACTTATCCTTGAACTCTGGCGCGCGCTTGGCCACGAACGCGGCCATGCCTTCCTTCTGATCCTGCGTCGCGAAAGCCGCATGGAATACCCGGCGCTCGAAGCGCACGCCTTCGGACAGGTTCACTTCAAAGGCGCGGTTCACGCTTTCCTTGACCATCATGCTGATCGGCACCGATTTGCCGGCAATCAGCGTGGCGACTTTCAAGGCTTCATCCAACAGCTCATCGGCCGGTACGACGCGCGCCACAAGCCCGCAACGCTCAGCTTCGACCGCATCGATAAAGCGCCCGCTCAGGCACATTTCCATGGCCTTGGCCTTGCCGACCGCACGGGTCAGGCGCTGGGTGCCGCCCATGCCCGGCAGCACTCCGAGGTTGATTTCCGGCTGGCCGAACTTGGCGTTGTCGCCGGCAAGGATAAAGTCGCACATCAGCGCCAGCTCACAGCCGCCGCCCAGGGCGAAGCCGTTGACGGCCGCGATGATCGGCTTGCGACGGTTGGCCACGCGATCGGCGTCGCTGAACAGGTCGTCGATATAGATCTGCGGGTAGGTCAGCTCGGCCATTTCCTTGATATCGGCGCCGGCGGCGAAGGCTTTTTTCGAGCCGGTCAGCACGATGCAACCGATGTGCGGGTTCGACTCGAGGCTGTCCAACGCCTGGTTCAACTCGCTGATCAGTTGCGCATTCAGGGCGTTCAGGGCTTGGGGGCGATTGAGGGTAATCAGACCGACACGGTCCTGGACTTCAAGCAAAATGGTTTCGTAACTCATGTAACAGCTCCTTAGAGATTGCGTGAGATGACCATGCGTTGGATATCGCTGGTGCCTTCGTAAATCTGGCAGACCCGCACATCGCGGTAGATCCGCTCCAGGGGAAAGTCGCTCAGGTAACCGTAACCGCCCAGGGTTTGCAAGGCGGCCGAACAGACTTTCTCGGCCATTTCCGAGGCGAACAGCTTGGCCATGGACGCTTCGACCAACGCCGGCTTGCCGCTGTCACGCAGGGCGGCGGCGTAATGCACCATTTGCCGTGCCACTGCGATTTGCGTGGCCATGTCGGCCAGGCGGAAGGCCACGGCCTGGTGTTCGATCAAAGCCTTGCCAAAACTTTCGCGCTCGCGGGCGTAATCGCGCGCCGCTTCAAAGGCGGCGCGCGCCATGCCCACCGATTGGGAGGCGATGCCGACACGCCCGCCTTCGAGGTTGGCCAGGGCGATGCGGTAGCCTTCGCCCTCCTCCCCCAGACGGTTGGCGACCGGCACCTTGACGTCTTCGAACAGGATCTGGCAAGTGTCCGACGCATGCTGGCCCAGCTTGTCCTCGACCCGCGCCACCGTGTAGCCCGGCGAATCCGTCGGCACGATAAACGCGCTGATCCCGCGCTTGCCCGCCGCCGGGTCGGTCACCGCAAACACAATCACGACCCCGGCATTCTGCCCGGAGGTGATGAACTGTTTGCAGCCGTTCAATACGTAGTGATCGCCCTCACGGCGGGCGCGGGTTTTCAGGCTGCTGGCATCGGAGCCGGCCTGGGGTTCGGTCAAGGCAAACGCGCCAAGCATGGCGCCGCTGGCCAGGGGGGTGAGAAATTGCGCTTTCTGCTGATCGTTGCCGAACGTGAGGATCGGCACACAGCCCACCGAGTTGTGCACGCTCATGATGGTCGAGCAGGCCCCATCGCCGGCGGCGATTTCTTCCAGGGCCATGGCGTAGGCCAGGTAGCCGGTGTCACTGCCGCCCCACTGCTCCGGCACCAGCATGCCGAAAAAGCCCAGTTCGGCCATTTCTGCGATGGCTTCCTTGGGAAAGCGATGCTCGCGGTCCCAGTCCGCCGCAAAGGGTTTGAGGCGTTCCTGGGCGAATTGCCGGGCGGCTTCGCTGATTTGCATCTGTTCGTCATTGGGCAGCATGGGGCAGCGTCCTTAATACAGGCATTCGACAGCCATGGCCGTGGCTTCACCGCCGCCAATGCAGATGGCGGCAACCCCGCGTTTGAGACCGTTCTGGCGCAGGGCCGAGAGCAATGTCACCAGAATCCGCGCACCGGAGGCGCCGATCGGGTGGCCCAGGGCGCAGGCGCCACCGTGCACATTGACCTTGGCATGGGGGATGTCCAGCTTGTTCATGGTCACCAGGCTGACCACGGCGAACGCTTCATTGATTTCGAACAGATCGACCTCATCGAGGCTCCAACCGGTCTTGCTCATCAACCGACGAATCGCACCCACTGGCGCCTCCGGGAACAGTCCGGGCTCATCGGCGAAGGCCGCATGTCCACGGATCACCGCCAGCGGCTTGAGCCCACGCTTGTGCGCCTCGGACTCGCGCATCAACACCAAGGCTGCCGCACCGTCGGAGATCGAACTGGAGTTGGCCGCTGTCACCGTGCCGCCTTCGCGGAAGGCCGGTTTCAGGCTGGGGATCTTGTCCGGCCTGGCCTTGGGCGGTTGTTCGTCGTGCAGGATGGTGCGCTGTTCCTTGCCCACGGTGACCTGCAGGGGAACGATCTCGGCGGCGAAATTGCCCTGGGTGATCGCCTGCTGGGCACGGGTCAGGGAGGCAACGGCGAAGGCATCCTGGGCTTCACGGGTAAAGCCATTGCGCTGGGCGCAGTCTTCGGCAAAGGTGCCCATCAGGCGGCCTTTGTCATACGCGTCCTCCAGGCCGTCGAAGAACATATGGTCGAGCACGCGGCCGTGGCCCATGCGGTAGCCGCTGCGGGCACGGTCCAGCAGGTAGGGGGCGTTGGACATGCTTTCCATGCCCCCGGCGATGACCACCTCGACGCTGCCGGCGAGCAGGGAATCATGGGCCAGGATCGTCGCTTCCATGCCCGAGCCGCACATCTTGTTGAGGGTGGTGCAACGCGTCGACTTATCCAACCCGGCACCCAGGGCGGCTTGACGCGCCGGTGCCTGGCCCAGGCCTGCGGCCAGCACACAGCCGAACAGCACTTCATCCACGGCGTCGCTGGCGATGCCGGCCCGCTCGACGGCCGCGCGGATCGCAGCCGAACCGAGCTGTGGCGCGGTCAAGCCCTTGAGGTCGCCCTGGAAGGCGCCCATGGGCGTGCGCGCGGCGCTGACAATCACAATTGGGTCGTTCATGGGAGTGCTCCTCACTTGGCTGCCATGCGCAAGGCACCGTCGAGACGGATCACCTCGCCATTGAGCATGCTGTTTTCAATGATATGCCGCACCAGCGCGGCGTATTCGGCGGGTTTGCCCAGGCGTGGCGGGAATGGCACGCCGGCGGCAAGGGAATCGCGCACCTCAGGGGTCATGCCTGCCATCATCGGCGTCTCGAAAATCCCCGGCGCGATGGTCATCACGCGGATACCGAAGCGTGCCAGTTCACGCGCCGCGGGCAACGTCAGGCTGGCGATCGCGCCTTTGGACGCCGCATACGCCGCCTGGCCGATCTGCCCGTCAAAGGCGGCCACGGAAGCGGTGTTGATGATCACGCCGCGCTCGCCATCGGC
It encodes:
- a CDS encoding acetyl-CoA C-acyltransferase, whose protein sequence is MNDPIVIVSAARTPMGAFQGDLKGLTAPQLGSAAIRAAVERAGIASDAVDEVLFGCVLAAGLGQAPARQAALGAGLDKSTRCTTLNKMCGSGMEATILAHDSLLAGSVEVVIAGGMESMSNAPYLLDRARSGYRMGHGRVLDHMFFDGLEDAYDKGRLMGTFAEDCAQRNGFTREAQDAFAVASLTRAQQAITQGNFAAEIVPLQVTVGKEQRTILHDEQPPKARPDKIPSLKPAFREGGTVTAANSSSISDGAAALVLMRESEAHKRGLKPLAVIRGHAAFADEPGLFPEAPVGAIRRLMSKTGWSLDEVDLFEINEAFAVVSLVTMNKLDIPHAKVNVHGGACALGHPIGASGARILVTLLSALRQNGLKRGVAAICIGGGEATAMAVECLY
- a CDS encoding acyl-CoA dehydrogenase: MLPNDEQMQISEAARQFAQERLKPFAADWDREHRFPKEAIAEMAELGFFGMLVPEQWGGSDTGYLAYAMALEEIAAGDGACSTIMSVHNSVGCVPILTFGNDQQKAQFLTPLASGAMLGAFALTEPQAGSDASSLKTRARREGDHYVLNGCKQFITSGQNAGVVIVFAVTDPAAGKRGISAFIVPTDSPGYTVARVEDKLGQHASDTCQILFEDVKVPVANRLGEEGEGYRIALANLEGGRVGIASQSVGMARAAFEAARDYARERESFGKALIEHQAVAFRLADMATQIAVARQMVHYAAALRDSGKPALVEASMAKLFASEMAEKVCSAALQTLGGYGYLSDFPLERIYRDVRVCQIYEGTSDIQRMVISRNL
- a CDS encoding enoyl-CoA hydratase/isomerase family protein, which encodes MTAQVSTQARHADTHQEEVVAQVRNHIGHLTLNRPAGLNAINLNMVRSLRRHLQAWSEDPDVYAVVLRGAGEKAFCAGGDIRSLYDSFKSGDTLHEDFFVEEYALDLSIHHYRKPILALMDGFVLGGGMGLVQGADLRVVTERSRLAMPEVAIGYFPDVGGSYFLPRIPGELGIYLGVTGVQIRAADALYCGLADWYLDSARLVDLDQKLDSLQWQDSALKDLQGVLARLAVQQLPDAPLAALRPAIDHFFALPDIESIVEQLQQVTVADSHEWALTTVNLMQTRSPLAMAVTLEMLRRGRRLPLERCFALELHLDRQWFERGDLMEGVRALIIDKDKNPHWNPPTLHGLDKTHVESFFHHFEQVGN
- a CDS encoding enoyl-CoA hydratase, coding for MSYETILLEVQDRVGLITLNRPQALNALNAQLISELNQALDSLESNPHIGCIVLTGSKKAFAAGADIKEMAELTYPQIYIDDLFSDADRVANRRKPIIAAVNGFALGGGCELALMCDFILAGDNAKFGQPEINLGVLPGMGGTQRLTRAVGKAKAMEMCLSGRFIDAVEAERCGLVARVVPADELLDEALKVATLIAGKSVPISMMVKESVNRAFEVNLSEGVRFERRVFHAAFATQDQKEGMAAFVAKRAPEFKDK
- a CDS encoding acyl-CoA dehydrogenase family protein produces the protein MQDIEYTEEQVMIRDMARDFARGEIAPHAQAWEKAGWIDDALVAKMGELGLLGMVVPEEWGGTYVDYVAYALAVEEISAGDGATGALMSIHNSVGCGPILNYGTQAQKQTWLADLASGQAIGCFCLTEPQAGSEAHNLRTRAELRDGQWVINGAKQFVSNGKRAKLAIVFAVTDPELGKKGISAFLVPTDTPGFVVDRTEHKMGIRASDTCAVTLNQCSVPEANLLGERGKGLAIALSNLEGGRIGIAAQALGIARAAFEAALAYARDRVQFDKAIIEHQSVANLLADMQTRLNAARLLILHAARLRSAGKPCLSEASQAKLFASEMAEKVCSSAMQIHGGYGYLEDYPVERYYRDARITQIYEGTSEIQRMVIARELKNYQL